The DNA region ttggcaactcattgtcattctgagaaataagcacCTTCTTATCCAGGtaagccacttgatttcaacaactgaacaaagtgaacaggctatgctgttcaaacagttgagacggacaggagggtgtattcataaTAGTTAAACTGTTCTACCTTATTAGCAAAGCTTATGGTAGAAGGCTTATattttagcctaggtataattttaTACGCCCTGAATTCATtcgattattgctgactgtttgaaatgcagtgtatttgacctttaattgtgcaacaaagcttatttaaacgttaaaaaataaaatcaagatATTTATCGTAGAGGTGGACGatatgaaaaaaaattatatcacGATATTTTCCACTGTCCGGACGATAACGATATACtgtaaacaaaaaacatttcatgAGCCCTTCAAAGTTAATAAATTACAAAATATTGCTTTGAACCTTATAAAAACAGAAAGGGGGCATTAcacatttttgtatatatatttttttacttctgtGGTAAACCTTGGCAAACATGAAACATAAAAGGTatacaagttaaataaatatgcagtaaaattaaataaaaatatttaatgcACTCAGGATTTAAAGAAttgtagttttttgttttgttttactttttcCTGCCAAATATAAGAAGTGCAGTGTTTTTTCCGCATAACACCGGTCATCGCCATCATTTGATTTCTGAACCTCCGTCTTGAACAAATGGAGGACCGGCTTCAGATACGACACACTCACGTATGTCTCTCCTGACAGGAcatttgctcccgagtggcgcagcggtctaaggcactgcatctcagggctagaggcgtcactacagaccttggttcgatccCGTGCAGGATCGGGAGTCCcatggcggcacacaattggcccagcgttgtccggggtaggggagggtttggccggggtaggccgtcattgtaaaataactgacttagttaaataaaggttaaataaataacattcttaaaatCCTGTGAAATCCTGGAGGTGCTGCCGTGATGGATTCAAAGACCTCGCTGTCTTGCCAGGAGGGTGCAGGGTGCCGTGTTTTTTGTCTGTTGCCAGGACTTGTGTGACGGCCTTTTCCTGCACCAGGACTCTTTCCATCATCTGCAGTCGAGATACAGATGGGGATTCCGTGATGAGCTTGTGGAGGGGCAGACTCAGTTTATCCTGTGTACTTGTCAGGGCCTTCTGCTTCTTTCAACTGTAGGAAAAAATGCTGACCACTTTCTTGCACACTCCTGTGGCCTGGGAAACCCAAGGTTCGTTTTGGACTCTCCTCTCTGaaaaataaaaaggtgaaaaAGATTTACATATGAGTCACAATTATTCAATAGAAATAACATTGCATCTGCTGTAATTACAACAATTTACAGTATGGACACTGGACATAATTACACATTTAATCCATATATAGATTTACATACAACTGTTGTGATTGAGAGCTATGTTGCTTTAGAAAATGGGATCATTTATTGAGTAGGCTATTTATTattgaaagagagaagaaaaattaatatattgaaACCATAGCCTAACGtatcaatattaaataaaagCAATGTAATCCATGAAATGTTTGGATATTGCACACATTTACAAATATTATAGATTTGCAtagctctgtgtatgtgtgtgtgtatatatatatatatatatatatatatatatatatatatatatatatatatatattcggcTTAACATATAATAAGGAACAGGCAGTCTAGTCTAGAATAACTTCAAACAGATAAGGAATACAATAGTTATTTTAAATTGTTGTTTATAAGTTACGTTATTTGTCTACCTagcattgtgtgttttggatgttGAAACTTACCAATAGCAATGTGTAGCCTCTGTCCGAAACACCCTAGTCTTGTCCATTTGTTCAGCTCCAATGCCTTGACCATGTTCGATCCGCTGTCGGTAGTCATACATACTTGACGCGACTCTTTCAAGCCCCAGGTTGAAAGTGCCTCCCCTCAGCCCAGCTGCAATTATTTCTCTGGTGTGGTCGTCTGGAAAATAAGAGGTCTGAAGGAATTTGCTTTGCAGCTTCCAGTTGTTGTCAATGTATGGCTCGTTGGTCGAGCTTGACCATAAATCGGCTGTGGTAGAGAAGAATGCAGCGTCACGGATTTCGTTGTCAACTCTGCCCGGACATTCTGTGTAGAGTTCTGGTAGACGTGTTTTGCTGAATTATTTACTGCTCGGGATCTCGTATCTTGGGCCTAGAGTTCGAATCAACTTTCTGAAACCGTCTTTCTCCACAGTTTGATTTGGTTCCATGTCTTTCGCTGTGTGATACGTAATTGCATTCGTTATTTCATTCCACTTCTTGTCATAGGGATTACCACTAATGATTGATGCGTTGAGTGATAGCTGAGTGCGGGTCTGGCTTGAAGACGTCTTGAGACTTGCTCTGCTGCTCCGGGGGTTTGTTGCACGCATTCTGGTAGATTCTTCATATTCGCGCACATGCAGGGTTTTCAGATGGTGAAAAAGATTGCTGGTGTTTCCACCTTTGGCTTGCACAATGCGTCTACACAACTTACACAATACTGTTTGTTGGTTGAGGTCCGATATCTTAAAGCCAAACCAGTTCCAAACGACAGAGGCCCCCTTTTTTTGAACCAATTCTTCGTCGTCCTGCAAATCAACCTCAATAGCATTATTTTCCTCTTCTTCAGTCATCCTCAATGCTTGCTTACACTTTTGCGCTTGAGTTTCAGACACTTTTGCTAACGAAAGGAGTTTACTTCACTAAATGTTTGCTTGCATGTTTGTTTGTTGACTTTGATTGGCAGGCAGATCGCGTGTAACGTCCATGCTCCTACTTTGCTAAAAAGAAGAAGCTATGTAAAAGATAAAACTATTTGAACTAGCCCACTAGGCTGTATCACTCGACTTGAAAtttttaacaaaacaaaaacgccttatttcattacatttattAATTTACCATGATATGGCAAAATCCACATCATGGCACAACGTCATACCGGTATTCACTTTCATACCAGTATACCACACAACCCCGATATATCTTGAATCACCCAAAACTATCTTTAGGCCATATCCCCCAGCCCTACTacttagtgccctacttttgaccaggactctctgatcaaaagtagtgcattatgtaggtaatagggtgccatttgggactaactCATAAACATCTTTGGTTGTGCCCTCACCTTCCTTCCTGTCATTGCGCTCCACTTCGATACAGAACACAGGGACCCTCTCCCTATTGACCTCATCAACGTAGGGGATGGTGATGCTCCAGGCTGACAGGTTCCTCAGGACTCCTGGAGTACTGCAAGCCTCCACTGGGGTGTTATCCTCCACCACCATAGTGGCCTCCTCAATCTGCAACACATGGGAGGTGTGggacgacagttgaactaagctcatgaggcacttagaagttatattcttctAGAATCATATAAATTTTTTGACTTTTATGTAAATTATGTACCAATAGCAGAACGCCCCTTTAATTGTACTTAGCTAAAAAATAAACCCTTTGGTGATAATAAACATGAAAACCACCTATTCATATACAGATAGtggaggatgaggaagtgatATTGGTTTCTCTTTGGGTGTCAGTTttaaagtattgcactatatcaggaataaagtgccatttggAGGGGAAGCGCTCACCACTTCATCTTCAGCGTTGACCATGGCGTACGGCAGCATAGTCCCCTCCATGGTAGTGCTTTTGAAGACACCTTTGATCTTGCTGCCGATCCTGCTTATCCCGAAGGACTCCCCCCGTTTTGAGATGTTCcttcacaggcacacacaaaaacatatgcGTGAACAACACAAGTGAACACACCAACTAGGAAACGGAGAGTCGGAAAGGGAGCTGTGTGCAACTGCATGTGTTCCTGTCAACAGTTGTTGAGGCCACTTATGCAAACGTCTGATGTTAATGCAGCCTTGCCTCATGTCAAAATGCCATGCTGAACAACGAGAGCACACATTATGAAGCGCTGCACATTCAACTAACGGACAGACGAAAACAGATGAGGTACTTTGAAGTTGTGTATTACAGGAGTCCATGCTTACAGACTGAGGCTCATAGCTAGCCATATGTCAATAGAAGTTAGAAATGTTGGATGGGAAAGTTAGTACAGACTAAATATTGGGGACAACCAATGAGGGTTGAAGAGAGATGGCGTGAAATTGAGGCCCTTCAACACTGCCCCAAAAAGGGGGACTTGGTCGGGCAGCTGTTATGCACAAGAAAACTATGGACACTCACATAAGACATGGATAGATAGACCAAGAGAGAAAAGGCATGAGAAGAGATCAGTAATGGGGCTATGGGCAACGCCAtcgttctcctcttcctccattcaAGCACTCACGACTTTGTATATTCAAAGGTGCAACTAAAATAAAGACCAATGCATCTATCCAAAATGGTACATAGGCCTATAACCCCAAATCTTGTTCAGTTTTAGCAATTCGACACGGTAAAGAGTAagtcaatacaaaaacacatacaaacactagaTTGCAAAAGCCTACTGAAGACAAGTGCTTATTGCCCCACAATGCTTTTGTTCTCAGGCAAATTTTGGTTCCTTCACTTCATTCTGGGCATATTAAGTCGCATTTCTTGCATGCAGCTAAATCAACGGCAGCCAGCCGAGGGACATTAGCTTGGCCTGCATCATTCAAAACACATACTCACCTCATATCATCCAAACTCAGACTATTCCTGGAATAATAGGCACAATGAATTACAGGATGCCAGGATAAACAGGACCAGCCCACAAATAGTACAAATTAGCCTCAGTGCCCTTTGTGGGGATGTGGTGGGCGTCAACAGGTCTGTTACTGGGGCCAAAAATAATACACCACCCTAATGTAGTGTTGATGTGAACTTGATATAGACTTGGAGGCATTCTGTGTATTACATGAACGACATAATGAAACTAGTCTTAACACTTCTGTTTGGAAGAATATTAAAGCTCTCCAATTAAGTCTCTATTTAGATGTAAAGGGAACATTTGTGGACTATATtatatgacaacaaaaaaaactagaaaACTAACTACACTAAACACTTCAGCTTAGAGTAACATTAGACATCTTTCCAATGTAGTCATTGCCATCAGGAGCACAAACCTGTTCATTCTGGAGTCCATTTTTGGAGACTCCACCCCCCTCAGAAGGTGTCTGAAatactgcagagagaaagagagctataAATGAGGGAAAATATTATCCATTTGTCAACTTGCTTTTGTATATCGTTTGACTCTGTCATTGTATGTTTGCCCTATGTGCAATTTAGAACACAGACGATAGTATAGTACAGTGTAAGTGCTGTACTTGGGCTCACCTCATCGCTGTGGCAGAACATGGGGGTGAAGACGCTCTCCAGCAGGGACAGCACATGCTCATAGGCCTCAAACAGACAGTGCATGGTCTGCAGCTTCACCACTCCCTCGTACGGCCCCTGTGCAACTAGTGCCAATTATGACAGAGTgcagtaaaataaattaaaaagcaAGTCATATATATTTTCAAGGTTTGTGGACTTTGAGAAAATAGCACATATCTGATTGAAAAAGGCGGCGCACGTCACACTATGTTGAATGATGATTGTGTACTGAGAATCTAGCAGCGCTTACTGTTTCGTATTTCTTCGATGATGACGGGGTCAAAGCTGATCTTGTCGATGCTTTCTTCCAGGCAGTAGGTCTCATAGAGGTGCTGCACCTCTCCATGCAGGCGCTGCAGCTCAGAGTCACTCAGCTCCGGACACAGGATCTTATCATTGAACTCTTCTGGAATGACATGAAGGAAAAGTAGATGAATGCTGTTAAAGTGTTACTTGATTGATCAATGTTTTATAAAACTTCCAAATtcacagtagcggtgcgtgggtaaaatcactggggaagccaagccagggggAAAAAGCCATATTACGACCTGTGTTGTGATACTTGCGTTGTTtgttctataacctgttagttcatatgccttgcgaccctGATATATAGGcttaaaggccgagacaataaggcacagtggcagaataaattcaaccacacctttgtttcaacacaaaaccagagagcaacatctgtccggtgaagtccacaaaacatattgcatgtaacaaacagttacatgacctacagcatggttaagcaagttaatgtttccgacattttcagactactaaacaactattgatttagaacaccgTAGGGTTAacacaagtcgcaaagaaaacagggagctgcctccactattccagcaccatttcaacatcatcaaatcacctatgcttagtctaatacagtgacaactaaaagatttcaaaaacaatttagtccaatcaacataagctagatatgtggctgtccatggtactgatgtgtgtgtgcacgtgtgtgtatgtaagtaagtaaaaaaaaacatgttgactcaccctacgtGTAGAAAAACGCCaatgtcatcctcctctctttcatgttgccgaaacggtctatgattgtcatacagtacacactaagtttttgttgtcctaggctacctggctaaaatgcttgctggCTAGTCTGACTTCATGGGCAACGATTAGCCtactacatattgaacttccatcctctcaggcacAATGtttgaatttatggttggatcagaatcaccgttataatcacTGGCCAGTACAGAGAAGTAAGTAAAGCCACAAGTCGAAATTCCTACCTccgtccatggctaatttaggaaagggccaatttcagctagctagctagccaccggaggacaacacaacgagatgcaacaattcaagtttttttctgCCAATTAAGTTTGgcttgatgtgattggtgtgaagccaaatccaaactggcttcccttgatagttctattcacagctgagctcactcagtttagctcaaagcTGATTGCCTATTATTGTATAATTGTTTATCAAGGGAGAACAAATGCTAGCTGGCattccttgcattcaatgctacgggcggcaacagagctgtggcggtcacgaaattcaGTCAGactgtgattgtcaagcaaataactgtcgggctcacagtaattgaccgtatattaacatacacatttagcatctcctggcttccacacatagccttataaagtctaataaatccatgtaatataggtctaaagaagcatgatatgaagaacatctagtctatttcagaagaacagaatagcatactcttgagttgtccttatgttaggtcctgaactggctatgccaaatggctgtgggctacactagttcatttagtaaACAAGACTTGCTtataattccatggcattattttatagtatgaagaatacaattaaacaaagctaaacaaaatatcaatatttttccccaaacgatttgagggcgtgcgcacatgcggctattctgtgttgagcgctTAACATAAAtgaggtactcctatatgcttcatttagagttattaatgtaactttagttgttctacaaatgttgggctatatgtttagatttttaatacattgtaaggctgcatgatgcaactaatgatttgaaaaaagttgcttgaaaggcatgagctctgctttgtttttttgcgcaagctgtacacacttcattagtctctcattcacaattagacaagcacttgataatgccttgaatttcacgccggcatcccctttgtgtccGTAATGCACCGTAAAAAatacatgccttttgcggccagtggccattgtgcccttggcccTGACTGCTGTACGCTCCTAAGCACcgctcactcacatggctctccatcacatgattgggtctttctcacaggctacaagtgaagaccgacacatccgggacgcaactgcgcacgtccttatccaatttcgaggtgcatattgaaagaactgtccacatatacttttcgtcagccaacaagatgagtaggcctaacgaacagtaaaagcactagcctatgtcaatctactatcccccatagtacaaaagtcgacatATTcaattctgtgcgagaaataaatattccaaacatagtctgggacagttgtgggatgcaatagatcacaaattaatacaaccactagcaatgtggctgacgcaacagatcagaacatttagaaaTATccggctatttcttcacattataagcgcagcaatgcgcacatgacAGTAGTCTATAAGCGCttatgttccattagcgggaaaacaccattatcaaaagtgacgcAGATGTGAttatgtatgtaatgcttttattataaaggtgcatttttatggtgaaaatgatcttccccaaacttgaaactaacTCGCTACTTATGTATGCTCtaaaccccttgtaaagcagattaatgtgcatCATTTttagaagttatttggccactttagttgtgacacAAACCTAAtcaaacatataggcctagggcctcccgggtggcgcagtggtctagagcactgcatcgcagtgctagctgcgccaccagagtctctgggttcgcgcccaggctctgtcgcagccggccgcgaccgggaggtccgtgtggcgacgcacaattggcatagcgtcgtccgtgttagggagggtttggccggtagggatatccttgtctcatcgcgctccagcgactcctgtggcgggccgggcgcagtgcgcgctaaccRAGGGGGSCRGKTRcacggtgtttcctccgacacattggtgcggctggcttccgggttggaggcgcgctgtgttaagaagcagtgcggcttKgttgggttgtgcttcggaggacgcatggctttcgaccttcgtctctcccgagcccgtacgggagttgtagcgatgagacaagatagtaattactagcgattggataccacgaaaattggggagaaaaggggataaaaaaacaaaataaaataaaaacaaaaaaaacatataggcctatgggctaggctacaggatgtgtgcgactatgattagaaaaagtcgaGGGGAAGgcagtttcttatgctgggcatcattcagaAGTGATAATATATAGGCTAATATTgccacccatcagactattcttgacttaatcttgtctttacatgtactaaataatatttgtgtaaaatgtgttttgatttagaatggcccaatatcatgcacctgtctcgaaacagagGCAGCGgtaaaaaagacatgtcatctatgcacttaagtAGCGAATGGAGGGCGCTTTTCCCATGGTTAATTTTaaatgccagccaggtaggctatactcctgttgtaaagatatacaatgtgcttaatattaggaaagttgagaaataaatatagtaggcctagcctatagaaagatgGGATGCTCCTCTTTTTaaaatagaggccatcactgttttctcgtgcaattgcatagcctatagaaatgttgtgcaacaggagctcatgggctctcctgaaatgtttgattagattttcaaacacgtttgcattgatgtcagagtgattagagggacaatagagtgctgagtaccaggcagttagcaagtttggtaggctactaatgaccatcagcatcaTTAgaacttggagaagcctaattaccgtgactaaacggtcacatggaatttgactgccttttgactcgtgaccgccgatgtggcggtaatacagtcatcGCAACAGCCCTAGGCGACAACaatatcatactctttttgaccagacatcaTCAGATaaatgggctacacatacagaggggCACATTTTGAATCTCATTCAAACCCATGATTATGTatacacattttaaatggttaTAGTTCAAAAAGTATATAGAGTATCAACAGGTTTTTGACAAGCAATCTAAGTAGGGTCAGTCTGAACATATCAATGTTGGTTTGGAGTTTATAGCTTAAACAGTAAAAGGGTTGATAGGTctagattattatatatttttaaaccattttagtCTATGGGCCGTTTATTTGCGATTGAAATTAATTAGGAgctcatttaaatgtttcagtagtaaaaaaagtataaatgctATCAAAAATATTTTCTCAAACAATCTAAACTGGGGCAATCTGGTTTCGTGTTAATAGCTTACATCTTTTAAGCTCTAAAGTGGGCCTGAAGAAGTCGAATAAGAAATATAGTGTCTTGCCTTCAGCAAGCACACTAATAAAGAAAGAGAAGTGGGGTTGAGTGTTGTTACTCTCTAGACATCACTGGCTATGGTTATTCTGTGTCATCATGGACTTATGGTCTTCAATATACATGCCTCTCAATATGGGAGTAGCATGCAGGAAAGATGGCAGTACAAATGTATTTCTTTCATGACAAACAActcaattcaaaaaatattttaaggGGTGAGAACGTGGTAGGAGGCAAACAAAATGCCTTTTATAGCCTTGTATGAGGATCTCTGAAAGTAGTGCTGTCCTTACCCACAGTGAGGCAGAACTGAAGAACCTGCACGGCCCCCTCCTGCTTCAGGAAGTTCATAAAGCGGAAGAGCAGGTCCTGTTGCTCCCGGATCTCCTTCAGCTCCAGCTTCAGCACCTGGGAATCCACAGGCCGGAGGACAGCCACAGAGTTCAGAAACTGTGCTTGTCCATGCAAAACTCTAAACCAATACTTTAACTATTGccttcatttttattaattttgtcATGTCTTCTGTTTTAGTTCACTGACTACCTTTCTAATTGTGCTTGTTAGAACTAGGAGGGTACAGTAGTACAGGTATTAATTGTCAGTGGAATGGATACATAACTAACAAGGGCTTTCTGTTCCAAATGCCGAAGGTACTAAGTACCGTAATTTCCGAACTATAAGCCGCTACTTTTTCCCACGCTTTGAACCTCGCGGCTTATACAATGACGcggctaatttatggatttttcccgctttcacaagattcatgccgccaaaaaactgagcaccgtcacataatgtgacgtaaatcgagcgcgctcaaacttcccatcattctgattacggtagtcattttgtcaacctcatcatggcaaagacacgGAGAAATGCATATATGCAGCTTTCAAGTTGAAGGCGATCGATCTGGTTGTTGGAAAAGGAACTAGAGCTGCTGCACGggagcttggccttaatgagtcgatgataagacgttggaaacagcagcatgaggaactgactcagtgcaaaaagacaacaaaagctttcagaGGGAAGAAAACCAAATGGCCCGAACTAGAAAATGAGCTTGAAGCCTGggtcaacacacagagagcagactttcttggtaggctactgtttactgctatttttttatttttgttacaaggcgtgtttcgtttaaaagtatttatttttgttacaagccgtgtttcgtttaaaggctgtgtaaagttaatttgtttcaatgtaccggtaggcacctgcggcttatagacatgtgcggcttatttatgtacaaaatacatatattttttttaattcagtgggtgcggcttatattcaggtgcgcttaatagtccaGAAATTACGGTACTTACAGATGTCTTCTTGGTACGAGGGTCAGCGTATTTCTGCAGGAATGGAACCAGGGCAGATGGTGGATCCATGGCCAGCTCAGGCTGGGGAAACAATTTGAGGAATAAATCACAAATGCAttacagcatgatgcttccacatGAGGTTTGGTAAAGTGCCCAATTTACTTACTGGAGAGTCATCAACAAATATTAGAACCATGTGGTTCACAGTATCCTGAAAAGCAACAGGAGGAATGCATCAATAAGATGGAATATGTCAACCACCGCTCAGTTAAATTGCTACCATTCCAGAAGTATATGTTCTGCTCATTTATATCCGTTCGTATTCATATCCTATATCACTAAGCACACAACATTCTACTTACAGGATCAGCCATGAAGTCCAAGGTGGGGAGGAACACAGACCCTACCATGACCTCTCGCATCAGCAGAGCTAAAGATCTGACAATCAGGAAGACATAGGATTCAGATAAAGTGCCTTATGTCAAATGTATTTAACAGTAGAGTTCTCCGTTTTTCCTTGAGGAAGATCTGACAGAAAAAATGTTCACTCAGTATATTTTGTGGTTAAGATCAATAATAAACAGTTAAATGTCTATCATTTTGATAACAAGATAGTGATAAGAATGATAAAATATATACGATTTTGACTGACAGAGGTGCATGGACTGCCTGGTTGGGTGGGCCTACCTGCAGTCAGTAGCTTTGGGTGGCATAAGATAGGCAAAGAGCATCTCCGTCACCTTCCTGAGATAAAGCAGCTCCTCTCTGCGACTGCGCAGAGCAACATGCAGGTCAGGGCCATACTCATCCAGAGCAGCCTGCTGCAAACCTTCAGTGTTCTtcactagaacacacacacagagtattaaACCTTGCACAGCCAGtacacattttgttttctttattgacCAACATCTTGCAGTGCAGAATACTACTGTGAGAATGAAAACATGCAAATCTACAAAACAAATTGTAAACCTTTTTGTTTGGCCTTTGCAATGATTTCAATGTGCTTCATGGCAGCTTTCATCATTTTGCCAGAAATAAGTGAGGGGACATCAACCTGTGTGAAACAATTACACAGTTAGCATAGAGTCTGAAAAATAGCCACAGCACATCAACACGGTATTACCCATTAGCAATATGTGGATTCAAATGACATACAACAACTCTAATATATGCTAAGGTTTCTTGACAAAGGTTACTACTCGGAGAACAGAATGTGGGTGAAAGAGATGAATAGACAGAACTATATATCACCTTCTGAGCGCGTCGAACTAACACAGATGCAAAGAAACGAAAAGTCATTCTCAGTTCATCTACGCATGCCTCATCATCGGTGATGTCCCTATAAAGTAAAGTAATAAAAAGCATAATGAAATACGCATTCCAAAATCCAGACAGAAAACCCAAGTCAAATCGTTCAAAACTGTGGTAGAAACTACTCACCTGTACCAGGGATATACAAAATTCTCCAGAACCAACTCGAGCAACTAAGGGCCAAATATCAATAATTATTAATTGCATTTGTGATTTTCAAAATTAAAATTATATCTTTGAAATGACCCATTACTCTACCTCTGACATAGAAGCATCCACTTTTGAGTAGACTTTCAAGTCCAACCATGGCTGATAGTTTTCTAGGAGTAATGTTGGTCTGTGA from Salvelinus sp. IW2-2015 linkage group LG14, ASM291031v2, whole genome shotgun sequence includes:
- the LOC111973408 gene encoding sorting nexin-14 isoform X3 encodes the protein MERIRVYLENLKQGLQIDVLREVGRQYPVFCFLLVFMFSSTILLNRYLHILMVFWSFLAGVITFYCSLGTESLLPNILFTMKPKNKQQEQQELFPLGHSCAVCGKVKCKRHRPTLLLENYQPWLDLKVYSKVDASMSELLELVLENFVYPWYRDITDDEACVDELRMTFRFFASVLVRRAQKVDVPSLISGKMMKAAMKHIEIIAKAKQKVKNTEGLQQAALDEYGPDLHVALRSRREELLYLRKVTEMLFAYLMPPKATDCRSLALLMREVMVGSVFLPTLDFMADPDTVNHMVLIFVDDSPPELAMDPPSALVPFLQKYADPRTKKTSVLKLELKEIREQQDLLFRFMNFLKQEGAVQVLQFCLTVEEFNDKILCPELSDSELQRLHGEVQHLYETYCLEESIDKISFDPVIIEEIRNIAQGPYEGVVKLQTMHCLFEAYEHVLSLLESVFTPMFCHSDEYFRHLLRGVESPKMDSRMNRNSLSLDDMRNISKRGESFGISRIGSKIKGVFKSTTMEGTMLPYAMVNAEDEVIEEATMVVEDNTPVEACSTPGVLRNLSAWSITIPYVDEVNRERVPVFCIEVERNDRKEAVFSVGHETENWSIFRRYMEFYVLENKLTEFHGSFADAQLPSKRIIGPKNYEFLSSKREEFEEYLQRLMQHPELTNSQLLADFLSPHSMESQFMDKMLPDVNLGKIFRSVPGKIIKEKGQNLEPFIQSFFNSCESPKAKPSRPEMTMLSPTAEKNKKLFTDLYKNNANLPEGLEKKHNRNCFMEVISVEGMYDYMMFMGRVVFHMPDWLHHILSGGRILFKNTLEAYMDNYIQHKRDIILQEHHVVSLVTMLRDAVFCETSEELATGDKQRRAKKAFEEMMNYLPDFVEKCIGQEAKYEGIRLLFEGFQQPLLNKQMTYVLMDIAVEELFPELGKQGQREPSADSNQWM